The following are encoded in a window of Thermococcus alcaliphilus genomic DNA:
- a CDS encoding aspartate/glutamate racemase family protein, which translates to MEKVIGILGGMGPLATVDLFKRIVLKTPAKKDQDHPRIIIYNNPKIPDRTDYILGKGENPLPELIDSAKKLEKWGADFIIMPCNTAHYFADEIQKAIKIPLINMIEETASYVEALGVKRVGILATTGTIVSGIYQKALEKRGIEALIPSGGDQEKVMKAIYEGVKAGDIELGRKLLLEVAKKLEKDVEAIIAGCTEVSVALKPEDLSVPLVDPMDILAEKAVKLALGL; encoded by the coding sequence ATGGAGAAGGTCATAGGGATTTTAGGCGGGATGGGCCCTCTTGCCACTGTGGATCTCTTTAAGAGAATAGTACTCAAAACTCCCGCAAAGAAGGATCAAGACCATCCAAGAATAATTATCTACAACAACCCTAAGATTCCCGATCGAACTGATTATATTCTCGGAAAAGGCGAAAATCCACTTCCAGAACTCATTGACAGCGCAAAAAAACTTGAGAAGTGGGGGGCAGATTTTATAATCATGCCCTGCAATACCGCTCATTACTTTGCGGATGAGATTCAAAAGGCCATCAAGATACCGCTGATAAACATGATAGAGGAGACCGCATCTTATGTAGAAGCCTTGGGCGTGAAAAGGGTAGGCATCCTTGCAACGACGGGCACGATAGTGAGTGGAATTTATCAAAAAGCCCTCGAAAAGAGAGGAATTGAAGCGCTCATTCCCTCTGGAGGGGATCAGGAAAAAGTCATGAAAGCTATCTATGAAGGAGTAAAGGCCGGGGATATAGAACTCGGAAGAAAACTGCTTCTCGAGGTCGCAAAAAAACTTGAAAAGGATGTTGAAGCTATAATAGCTGGATGTACGGAAGTAAGTGTAGCTTTAAAGCCGGAAGATCTAAGCGTTCCCCTCGTAGATCCCATGGATATACTGGCTGAAAAGGCCGTGAAACTTGCCCTTGGTTTATAA
- a CDS encoding PLP-dependent aminotransferase family protein: protein MELEKRLKEKLEAPTLDYEKYFSEKALGMKASEIRELLKLVETSDVISLAGGLPAPETFPVEIIGEITKEVLEKHAAQALQYGTTKGFTPLRLALAEWMRKRYDIPISKVDIMTTSGSQQALDLIGRVFINPGDIIVVEAPTYLAALQAFKYYEPEFVQIPLDDEGMNVDLLEEKLQELEKEGKKVKIVYTIPTFQNPAGVTMNEKRRKRLLELASQYDFIIVEDNPYGELRYSGEPVKPIKAWDEEGRVIYLGTFSKILAPGFRIGWIAAEPHFIRKLEIAKQSVDLCTNTFSQVIAWKYVEGGYLDKHIPKIIEFYKPRRDAMLKALEEFMPEGVKWTKPEGGMFVWATLPEGIDTKLMLEKAVAKGVAYVPGEAFFAHRDVKNTMRLNFTYVPEEKIREGIKRLAETIKEEMKK, encoded by the coding sequence ATGGAGCTTGAGAAAAGGCTTAAGGAGAAATTGGAGGCACCAACTTTGGATTATGAAAAATACTTCTCGGAAAAGGCTCTTGGGATGAAGGCTTCAGAAATTAGGGAGCTTTTAAAGCTCGTTGAGACTTCGGATGTGATCTCACTTGCTGGCGGTCTTCCAGCGCCTGAAACCTTCCCGGTGGAGATAATTGGGGAAATCACTAAGGAGGTTCTTGAAAAGCACGCAGCTCAGGCACTTCAATATGGAACCACTAAAGGTTTTACTCCTTTGAGGCTTGCATTGGCCGAATGGATGAGAAAGAGATACGATATCCCTATCTCCAAAGTAGATATTATGACCACAAGTGGCTCACAGCAAGCTCTTGACCTAATCGGTAGGGTCTTCATAAATCCGGGAGATATTATTGTAGTTGAAGCCCCAACTTACCTTGCTGCCCTTCAAGCTTTCAAGTACTATGAGCCCGAATTTGTTCAGATACCTCTTGACGACGAGGGAATGAACGTTGACCTTCTTGAGGAGAAATTACAGGAGCTGGAAAAAGAAGGGAAGAAAGTGAAGATAGTCTACACAATTCCAACTTTCCAAAACCCAGCGGGCGTAACAATGAATGAAAAGAGAAGAAAAAGGCTCCTTGAGCTTGCAAGTCAATACGACTTTATAATAGTTGAAGACAACCCCTATGGGGAGCTCCGCTACTCTGGTGAGCCGGTAAAGCCCATTAAGGCATGGGACGAAGAGGGTAGGGTTATATATCTCGGAACGTTCTCCAAGATACTTGCCCCAGGATTTAGAATTGGATGGATAGCTGCAGAGCCCCATTTCATAAGAAAACTCGAGATAGCCAAGCAGAGCGTTGATCTCTGTACAAACACCTTCAGCCAAGTTATAGCGTGGAAGTACGTAGAGGGAGGATATTTAGATAAGCACATACCGAAGATAATTGAATTCTACAAACCAAGGAGAGATGCAATGCTAAAAGCCTTGGAAGAGTTCATGCCTGAAGGCGTTAAGTGGACAAAGCCGGAAGGCGGAATGTTCGTTTGGGCAACTCTTCCCGAGGGAATTGACACAAAACTTATGCTTGAGAAGGCCGTTGCAAAAGGCGTCGCGTATGTTCCGGGAGAGGCTTTCTTTGCCCACAGGGATGTTAAGAACACAATGAGGCTTAACTTCACCTATGTTCCAGAGGAGAAGATTAGAGAAGGTATAAAAAGGCTTGCCGAGACAATAAAGGAGGAAATGAAGAAATAG
- the corA gene encoding magnesium/cobalt transporter CorA, whose translation MDEAKITVFAYSEDKFEEKRVKTVKDVLKYKDYKVVWVNIDGIAYLQELKEIFNFHEVAIKSILRAKTRARVSILKDHIFVLLHQVYELKGGLKKERTAVFLKDNFVITMQERPGDVFNTIRESIRHGEGIFRKKGADYLLFALLDAIVENYVPILENISSQMEVIETKVLKDGDKEVLRKIHGIRRRILFVRRTIFPLLEIFRRLRLEGKEFFGEETQKYLEELHEHVMEILDIIENHREMANGLIDIYYSTLSMKTNDIIRILTVVSTIFIPLTFITGIYGMNFNTHVSPYNMPELNWYYGYPATLLAMLIIALGMLYYFKKKGWL comes from the coding sequence ATGGATGAGGCAAAGATAACAGTCTTTGCATATTCAGAAGACAAATTTGAGGAAAAGAGGGTCAAAACGGTCAAAGATGTCCTCAAATACAAAGATTACAAGGTAGTTTGGGTAAACATAGACGGAATTGCTTATCTCCAAGAGCTTAAAGAAATCTTCAACTTTCATGAAGTTGCTATTAAGTCAATTCTTAGAGCAAAGACCCGGGCAAGGGTTTCCATTCTAAAAGACCATATTTTTGTTTTACTTCATCAGGTCTACGAGCTGAAGGGGGGCCTGAAAAAAGAGAGAACCGCGGTTTTTCTAAAAGATAACTTCGTCATAACAATGCAGGAACGGCCTGGCGATGTGTTTAACACAATTAGGGAAAGCATAAGGCACGGAGAAGGAATTTTTAGAAAAAAAGGCGCGGATTACCTACTCTTTGCACTTCTCGATGCAATAGTTGAAAACTACGTTCCAATTCTAGAAAACATCAGCTCGCAAATGGAGGTCATAGAAACCAAAGTCCTAAAAGACGGAGACAAAGAAGTGCTTCGAAAGATACACGGAATTAGGAGAAGGATACTGTTTGTGAGGAGAACAATATTTCCTCTGTTGGAGATCTTTAGACGGCTAAGGTTGGAGGGAAAAGAATTCTTCGGTGAAGAAACGCAGAAATACCTGGAAGAACTCCATGAACACGTTATGGAAATCCTCGATATTATTGAAAACCACCGAGAAATGGCCAATGGTTTGATCGATATCTACTACTCCACCCTCTCCATGAAAACAAACGACATCATAAGGATTCTCACAGTAGTATCTACGATCTTCATACCCCTAACATTCATAACAGGTATATATGGAATGAACTTCAATACACATGTCTCCCCCTACAACATGCCCGAGCTCAACTGGTACTATGGCTATCCGGCCACACTTCTGGCTATGCTCATAATAGCCCTCGGAATGCTCTATTATTTCAAAAAGAAAGGATGGTTATAA
- a CDS encoding TldD/PmbA family protein, which yields MHELVEFAVEKAQELGASYAEARFEEKNGTEIVMKNGNPEGLGILADRGIGIRVLVNGGMGFASTNVLTKESVEEAVKKAVKLAKAAAKLRNKPIQFSEEDFHQVFYEVKMKKDFRDVSAEEKMEYLKLIEERVKETGVNVPMRFLRYGDFMWHKIFMNNEGALVESLIPRVSVTYNLVVFEEGQMEQAPFIQRAFSGGLELIEKDKPWEWAVKDVKALQKLIKEGQKPPEGKVDVVISPEVAGIAVHESVGHPYELDRIMGREAAQAGESFVKPEMLGERIGSEAVTVIEDPTIPNSWGFYLYDDEGVKARPRYLIREGIINEFLMNREYAAYLGMKSNAAARAINYNREPIVRMANTYLAPGDYSFEELIEDVKLGVYMVSFNEWNIDDRRYQQRYIGREAYLIENGEIKHPVRRPILEITTKGLWSSVDAVGKEVEFYPGTCGKGEPGQGVPVWMGGAHARLRDVVLRR from the coding sequence ATGCATGAGCTTGTTGAATTTGCCGTTGAAAAAGCCCAGGAGCTGGGTGCAAGTTATGCAGAAGCAAGGTTTGAGGAAAAGAATGGAACGGAGATAGTCATGAAAAACGGCAACCCAGAAGGGCTTGGAATATTAGCCGATAGAGGTATAGGTATTAGAGTTCTTGTGAACGGCGGGATGGGATTTGCTTCTACAAACGTCTTAACAAAGGAAAGCGTGGAAGAGGCTGTTAAAAAAGCTGTAAAGCTCGCAAAAGCTGCGGCAAAACTAAGAAATAAGCCCATACAGTTCAGTGAGGAAGACTTCCACCAGGTTTTCTACGAAGTGAAAATGAAGAAGGACTTCAGAGACGTTAGTGCTGAAGAAAAGATGGAGTACCTTAAGCTCATCGAGGAGAGGGTAAAAGAGACTGGCGTAAACGTACCAATGCGCTTTTTGAGGTATGGGGACTTCATGTGGCACAAGATTTTCATGAACAACGAGGGAGCACTTGTTGAGAGCCTTATCCCAAGGGTTTCCGTAACATACAACCTTGTTGTTTTTGAAGAGGGGCAGATGGAGCAGGCTCCCTTCATCCAGAGGGCATTTTCCGGTGGGCTTGAGCTTATTGAGAAGGATAAACCATGGGAGTGGGCTGTTAAAGACGTCAAAGCCCTTCAAAAGCTAATAAAGGAAGGACAAAAGCCACCGGAAGGAAAAGTCGATGTTGTCATAAGCCCAGAAGTTGCTGGTATAGCAGTTCACGAAAGCGTTGGGCACCCCTATGAGCTCGACAGAATAATGGGAAGAGAGGCAGCCCAAGCTGGAGAGAGCTTTGTGAAGCCGGAAATGCTTGGAGAGAGAATTGGAAGTGAAGCCGTAACTGTTATAGAGGACCCAACGATTCCAAACAGCTGGGGTTTCTACTTATACGATGACGAAGGTGTCAAAGCAAGACCAAGGTACCTTATTAGGGAAGGTATAATAAACGAGTTTCTCATGAACAGGGAATACGCCGCTTATCTTGGAATGAAATCAAACGCAGCTGCGAGGGCAATTAACTACAACCGCGAGCCGATAGTGAGAATGGCAAACACTTACTTGGCTCCAGGTGATTATTCCTTCGAGGAGCTTATTGAGGACGTTAAACTCGGCGTCTACATGGTGAGCTTCAACGAGTGGAACATAGACGATAGGAGATACCAGCAGAGGTACATTGGTAGAGAGGCTTACCTAATCGAGAACGGCGAGATAAAGCACCCCGTAAGGAGACCAATTCTTGAGATAACCACCAAAGGACTGTGGAGCAGCGTCGATGCCGTTGGAAAGGAAGTGGAATTTTATCCGGGCACATGTGGAAAAGGTGAACCAGGACAGGGAGTCCCGGTATGGATGGGAGGAGCCCATGCGAGACTTAGGGATGTCGTGCTGAGGAGGTGA
- a CDS encoding ribose 1,5-bisphosphate isomerase — protein MPVIKEVLEIAEKIKTMEIRGAGKIARSAAYALQLQAENSKAKTADELWEEIKEAARILYHTRPTAVSLPNALRYVTYRAKVAYNSGADLEELKFIVINSAKEFIHNSENAVKRIAEFGAKRIEDGDIIMTHCHSKAAVGVMKKAWEEGKDIKVIVTETRPRYQGKITAKELAEAGIPVIYVVDGAARHYMKMTDKVVMGADSITANGAVINKVGTALVALTAKEHRVWVMIAAETYKFHPETLLGQLVEIEERDPYEVVPKEELDTWPKNIVVKNPAFDVTPPEYIDVIITEKSVIPPYAAIDILKEEFGWALKYTEPWED, from the coding sequence ATGCCCGTAATAAAAGAGGTTTTAGAGATAGCGGAGAAGATAAAGACGATGGAAATAAGGGGAGCAGGAAAAATAGCAAGATCCGCTGCATATGCTCTACAATTACAAGCTGAAAACAGCAAAGCAAAGACTGCAGATGAACTCTGGGAGGAAATTAAAGAAGCAGCGAGAATTTTATACCACACAAGACCCACCGCCGTTTCTCTTCCAAATGCCCTCAGATACGTCACATATCGTGCAAAGGTGGCATACAATAGCGGTGCAGATTTAGAGGAGCTCAAGTTCATAGTGATCAATTCAGCAAAGGAGTTCATACACAACTCAGAAAACGCCGTTAAAAGAATAGCCGAGTTTGGTGCAAAGAGAATTGAAGATGGAGACATTATAATGACCCACTGCCACTCGAAGGCTGCTGTTGGGGTTATGAAAAAAGCATGGGAAGAAGGGAAGGATATCAAGGTCATTGTCACTGAAACAAGGCCAAGATATCAAGGAAAAATTACCGCTAAAGAGCTTGCTGAAGCGGGAATCCCGGTTATCTACGTCGTTGATGGGGCAGCGAGGCATTACATGAAAATGACCGACAAGGTGGTCATGGGTGCAGATTCAATAACAGCTAACGGTGCCGTTATCAACAAAGTAGGAACTGCTCTGGTAGCTTTAACGGCAAAAGAACATAGGGTATGGGTTATGATAGCAGCAGAAACATATAAGTTCCATCCAGAGACACTCTTGGGACAGCTAGTTGAAATAGAGGAGAGAGATCCTTATGAGGTTGTTCCGAAAGAAGAGCTTGACACATGGCCTAAAAACATCGTTGTTAAGAACCCTGCCTTTGATGTCACACCACCAGAGTACATAGACGTTATAATTACCGAAAAGTCTGTTATCCCTCCATATGCGGCAATAGACATACTAAAAGAAGAATTCGGATGGGCACTCAAATATACCGAGCCATGGGAGGATTGA
- a CDS encoding transcription factor S: MKFCPKCGSIMLPDKKKGVFVCRKCGYEEPLDPETANRYKITQKVKHEREDIPVIEQDIATLPKVKITCPKCGNDEAYWWEMQTRAGDEPSTIFYRCTKCGYTWRSYE, translated from the coding sequence ATGAAATTCTGTCCAAAATGTGGGAGCATAATGCTGCCAGATAAGAAGAAGGGAGTCTTTGTGTGCAGGAAATGTGGATATGAGGAACCTCTTGATCCAGAGACGGCAAACAGATACAAAATAACCCAAAAGGTCAAGCACGAGAGAGAAGACATCCCCGTTATTGAGCAGGACATAGCTACACTTCCAAAAGTAAAGATAACCTGTCCAAAGTGTGGCAACGATGAAGCCTACTGGTGGGAAATGCAGACAAGGGCTGGAGATGAGCCTTCAACGATCTTCTACCGCTGTACAAAGTGCGGCTACACATGGAGAAGCTATGAATAG
- a CDS encoding 4-phosphopantoate--beta-alanine ligase, whose protein sequence is MAKFFVPKSHPRYWSLYYRHKLEEALEKGILATAGLIAHGRGEAFDYLIGETTIEPAEKAMKAAIAKLLLAEHPVLSVNGNVAALVPKETIELAKALNAKLEINLFYRTEERVRAIAEELRRYDPEIELLGINPTKRIPNLESERGKVDENGIWKADVVVVPLEDGDRTEALVKMGKFVITVDLNPLSRSARMADITIVDNIVRAYPRMIELAKEMKELHRKELEKIVAEYDNGKVLSEVLIHMKSRLEKLAEEGVWRRENL, encoded by the coding sequence ATGGCAAAATTTTTTGTCCCAAAGTCTCATCCTAGGTACTGGAGCCTTTATTACAGGCATAAACTGGAGGAAGCTCTTGAAAAGGGCATTTTAGCTACAGCAGGGTTAATTGCCCATGGAAGGGGAGAAGCTTTTGATTACCTTATCGGAGAAACTACCATCGAACCGGCAGAAAAAGCCATGAAAGCCGCAATTGCAAAACTCCTCCTAGCTGAGCATCCGGTACTTTCAGTAAATGGAAACGTGGCAGCGCTGGTTCCAAAGGAAACAATAGAGCTTGCAAAGGCTCTCAATGCAAAACTTGAGATAAACCTCTTCTACCGGACAGAGGAAAGGGTTAGGGCAATAGCGGAAGAGCTCAGAAGATACGACCCGGAAATTGAGCTTCTCGGCATAAACCCAACCAAAAGAATCCCAAACCTAGAAAGCGAAAGAGGCAAAGTTGATGAGAACGGCATATGGAAGGCAGACGTTGTCGTTGTACCATTGGAGGATGGAGACAGAACGGAAGCACTCGTAAAGATGGGCAAGTTCGTTATAACAGTTGATTTGAATCCTCTCTCACGGAGCGCAAGAATGGCGGACATCACTATAGTTGACAACATAGTAAGGGCATACCCAAGAATGATCGAGCTGGCCAAGGAAATGAAAGAACTCCATAGGAAAGAACTCGAAAAGATAGTGGCGGAATACGACAACGGAAAGGTACTCAGTGAGGTTTTAATTCATATGAAGTCTAGACTAGAGAAACTAGCCGAAGAAGGTGTTTGGAGGAGAGAAAATCTTTAA
- a CDS encoding cob(I)yrinic acid a,c-diamide adenosyltransferase, with protein MSITTKTGDKGTTGIFTGERIAKFSPIIEANGTIDELSSFLGEAKHYLDEELKETLEKIQVELYSLMAEIASKGEYKKVGEEEIKHLEELIEKFESEVKLEGFVVPGSTIASAKLDICRTVARRAERRVSKVVLEYGIGKDVLKYLNRLSDLLFIMARYVELKEGKIKYVK; from the coding sequence ATGTCAATTACGACCAAAACCGGAGATAAAGGAACAACGGGAATTTTCACTGGAGAGAGAATAGCTAAGTTCTCTCCGATAATAGAGGCCAACGGCACCATCGATGAGCTGAGCTCCTTTTTAGGGGAGGCAAAGCACTATCTCGATGAAGAATTGAAGGAAACTCTCGAGAAGATCCAGGTTGAGCTCTATTCGCTCATGGCTGAGATTGCAAGCAAAGGAGAGTACAAAAAAGTTGGAGAAGAGGAAATAAAGCATTTGGAGGAGCTCATTGAAAAGTTTGAGAGCGAAGTAAAGCTCGAAGGATTCGTTGTTCCTGGTTCAACAATAGCAAGTGCAAAGCTTGACATCTGCAGAACAGTTGCTAGAAGAGCCGAGAGGAGAGTTTCCAAGGTGGTTTTGGAATATGGGATTGGCAAAGATGTTTTGAAGTATCTCAACCGCCTGAGTGATCTGCTCTTTATAATGGCTCGTTATGTTGAGCTTAAAGAGGGAAAGATCAAGTACGTAAAGTGA
- a CDS encoding DUF302 domain-containing protein: MIEERFVFEGNFEEAEAKVKEAMPKAGFGIVWEQNFTEVVRNKLGIEMPKYKTLGLCNPKVFYDLYRRNKNIGVVAPCHLLLYENDGKVHAVLGVPEEYWDEEVMEEPFKKVIETLKEIGFRTTTGM, translated from the coding sequence ATGATCGAGGAGAGGTTCGTGTTTGAGGGTAACTTTGAGGAAGCTGAGGCAAAAGTCAAGGAAGCCATGCCAAAAGCCGGTTTTGGAATTGTTTGGGAGCAGAACTTCACCGAAGTCGTCAGGAACAAGCTTGGTATTGAAATGCCAAAGTACAAGACTCTCGGCCTCTGCAATCCAAAAGTGTTCTACGACCTCTACCGGAGGAACAAAAACATCGGCGTCGTTGCCCCCTGTCACTTGCTTCTCTACGAGAATGATGGAAAAGTTCATGCCGTTCTAGGAGTTCCAGAAGAGTACTGGGACGAAGAGGTCATGGAGGAGCCCTTCAAGAAGGTTATTGAAACTCTTAAGGAGATTGGATTCAGGACAACTACCGGAATGTAA
- a CDS encoding helix-turn-helix domain-containing protein codes for MLEKEKEALAKRIAGEITLSSDPGKTMRKWREIFGISQTELAEFLGVSSSVISDYEGGRRKSPGASTIRKFVEALLEIDEKRGGNVIRAFSRTIGSDLPTNAILDIREFAFPVTVADIVTAVKGEIAANEDLLGRKIYGYTVIDSIQAILEMSSDEFLKLYGWTTERALVFTKVTTGRSPMIAIRVQGLKPAVVVLHGVKKLDELAVKIAERERVPLVISKAKDENELIVNLRALVEKAEKI; via the coding sequence ATGTTGGAGAAAGAGAAGGAAGCTCTGGCAAAAAGAATTGCTGGGGAAATAACCCTATCTTCAGATCCCGGAAAGACCATGAGAAAGTGGAGAGAAATATTTGGCATAAGTCAGACTGAACTTGCCGAGTTTCTTGGCGTATCTTCTTCGGTGATCAGCGATTATGAAGGTGGTAGAAGAAAAAGCCCTGGTGCTTCCACGATTAGGAAATTCGTTGAGGCTCTCCTCGAAATAGATGAGAAGAGAGGAGGGAATGTCATAAGGGCTTTTAGCAGGACTATAGGTAGTGATCTCCCCACAAATGCTATTCTCGACATAAGGGAGTTTGCCTTTCCCGTTACAGTTGCCGATATAGTTACTGCGGTAAAGGGAGAGATTGCTGCAAATGAAGATCTTCTTGGAAGGAAAATTTATGGTTATACCGTTATAGACAGCATACAGGCCATTTTGGAAATGAGCAGTGACGAATTTTTGAAGCTCTACGGGTGGACCACTGAAAGAGCGTTAGTCTTCACCAAAGTGACCACGGGAAGGAGTCCAATGATCGCCATAAGAGTTCAAGGATTAAAACCAGCGGTAGTTGTCCTCCATGGAGTCAAAAAGCTTGATGAACTCGCTGTAAAAATAGCGGAGAGGGAGAGAGTTCCTCTGGTTATATCAAAAGCTAAAGACGAAAACGAGCTAATTGTAAACCTAAGAGCTCTAGTAGAAAAAGCTGAAAAAATTTAA
- the taw3 gene encoding tRNA(Phe) 7-((3-amino-3-carboxypropyl)-4-demethylwyosine(37)-N(4))-methyltransferase Taw3, whose protein sequence is MRAKREALKTLFTAIKEGRVDSDIVDLLMLINSIKGVYTTSSCSGRVGIIEEPKIGAKPLSRWLIKKHALITFEEAKNSLKAAQKGVIFLKAQPPIFHIVGENVEIGKKLHEIGLSSGFKYTTFKALNKERVLVEINGTEYLTVPLGRDGRILISDEYLEFSINLANEMLKRSKSRLPRLEKNFKKLKEELGEDELFYELNPPMARYI, encoded by the coding sequence ATGAGAGCAAAAAGAGAAGCCTTGAAGACACTCTTCACCGCAATAAAAGAGGGTAGGGTTGATAGTGACATAGTAGATTTACTCATGCTCATTAACTCAATAAAAGGAGTTTACACAACGAGCTCATGTTCTGGGAGGGTGGGAATAATCGAAGAGCCCAAAATAGGGGCTAAACCTTTATCAAGATGGCTCATTAAGAAACACGCCCTAATAACATTTGAAGAGGCAAAAAATAGCTTAAAAGCTGCACAAAAAGGAGTAATATTCCTTAAAGCCCAGCCTCCAATTTTTCACATAGTCGGAGAAAATGTAGAAATCGGGAAAAAGCTTCACGAAATCGGTCTTTCTTCGGGCTTTAAGTACACCACCTTCAAAGCTCTAAACAAAGAACGAGTATTAGTAGAGATAAATGGTACTGAATACTTAACCGTTCCACTTGGCAGGGATGGGAGAATATTAATAAGCGACGAATACCTTGAGTTTTCAATTAATCTGGCAAATGAGATGCTTAAGCGGAGCAAATCAAGGCTACCACGACTTGAGAAGAACTTCAAAAAACTGAAAGAGGAGCTTGGGGAAGACGAGCTTTTCTACGAGCTCAATCCTCCCATGGCTCGGTATATTTGA
- a CDS encoding TldD/PmbA family protein — MFEINELILKKAKELGFGDVVVLAYEQNRRQVRFANNEITVAKNWHTQKVNLFVEYQKRLASTTLTALDEKTIEKTLQMLMKSVKNLAPKEDYYGIAEGPFEYKDIPETFDKAIVGLDEPNEYVEAAINAALEEGAKRTAGVLYTDHNKLYLTTSNGVEAFDEGTGIEISIRAFIGDEESGHGTNSVRVLKKFDPESAGRKAGEIAKMAVNPVQGEAGTFDVIFDPLAFANLMSYMSFMASAFAVEAGFSFLVGKLGQKVANDIVTIKDVGNMPNAYGTRKFDDEGVPTRETTIIENGTLNTYLLNTSFARKYKRETTANAGLLMPEAWNVYVEPGDYSKEELFSEVKRGIYITNVWYTRFQNYVTGDFSTIPRDGAFLIENGEIVKPIRNIRVSDNFQHILESIAALGKDLYHIHWWEVATPVFTPYVLVKDVGITKATK; from the coding sequence ATGTTCGAGATTAACGAACTAATCCTGAAAAAGGCGAAAGAGCTCGGCTTTGGCGATGTTGTTGTATTGGCTTACGAGCAAAACAGAAGACAAGTGAGGTTTGCCAACAACGAAATAACGGTTGCAAAGAACTGGCATACGCAAAAGGTAAACCTTTTCGTTGAGTACCAGAAGAGATTGGCCTCAACAACTTTAACAGCTCTGGATGAGAAGACGATAGAAAAAACCCTTCAGATGTTGATGAAGAGCGTTAAAAACCTCGCTCCCAAAGAGGACTACTACGGAATAGCCGAGGGGCCTTTTGAGTACAAAGACATTCCAGAGACCTTTGATAAGGCAATAGTTGGGCTTGATGAGCCAAACGAATATGTTGAGGCTGCAATAAACGCTGCCCTTGAGGAGGGGGCAAAGAGAACCGCAGGTGTCCTTTACACAGATCACAATAAGCTCTACCTAACAACGAGCAACGGCGTCGAGGCTTTTGACGAGGGAACGGGAATAGAGATAAGCATAAGGGCATTTATAGGCGATGAAGAGAGCGGGCATGGGACTAATTCGGTAAGGGTTCTCAAAAAGTTTGACCCAGAAAGCGCGGGAAGAAAAGCTGGGGAAATTGCAAAGATGGCCGTCAATCCGGTTCAAGGCGAAGCTGGGACTTTTGATGTAATATTCGACCCGCTAGCATTCGCCAACCTAATGAGCTACATGAGCTTCATGGCTTCAGCTTTTGCCGTAGAGGCTGGGTTCAGCTTCTTGGTTGGCAAACTCGGACAGAAGGTTGCAAACGATATCGTAACAATCAAGGACGTTGGAAACATGCCAAACGCCTATGGCACAAGGAAATTTGACGATGAGGGTGTTCCTACAAGGGAAACCACAATCATTGAGAACGGAACTCTGAACACTTACCTTCTCAACACAAGCTTTGCAAGGAAATATAAGAGGGAAACCACAGCAAACGCAGGTTTATTGATGCCTGAAGCTTGGAACGTCTATGTAGAGCCCGGTGATTATTCAAAGGAGGAGCTCTTCAGCGAGGTTAAGCGTGGAATCTACATAACCAACGTATGGTACACAAGGTTCCAAAACTATGTTACTGGGGATTTCTCAACAATTCCAAGGGACGGGGCGTTTTTAATTGAGAACGGCGAAATAGTAAAGCCCATAAGAAACATAAGGGTAAGCGACAACTTCCAACACATACTTGAGAGCATTGCAGCATTGGGAAAAGACCTCTACCACATCCACTGGTGGGAAGTAGCTACTCCTGTGTTTACTCCCTACGTTCTCGTAAAAGATGTGGGAATAACAAAGGCTACGAAGTGA